TCCAGGTAAGTAGTGGTATCAGCGCCGATGTTTTTACGGAACAGGTGAGAGCGTGAGCTACCCTGACGGCTTCTCAGATTATAGCTCAGGGAGAGGTTGAATTTCTCCTTACGGATATTGAGGTCCGTACCGATGTTACCACCACCCAAGGTGGACAGACCACCATTGATCTGGCCGTTGATGCCTGCTCTGCGGTTCTTTTTAAGAACAATATTCAGGATACCGCTTACACCTTCCGCATCGTACTTGGCAGAGGGGTTCGTCACTACTTCCACCGTAGCGATGGCGTCAGCAGGGATCTGATCAAGTGTAAGAGTGGTAGGGCGACCGTCTACAAAGATGGTAGGAGAGCCGTTACGCACGCTCACGTTTCCATCGATGTCAACATTTACAGAGGGGACCTGTTTGAGTACATCCGTAGCGGTACCACCTACGCTGGAAATATTTTTATCGACGTTGAAGACCCGTTTGTCGATCGCCATCTGGAAGGCAGGCTTTTCGCTTACCACCTCTACAGCGGCCAGTGATCTTACATTTGCGGCTAGTTTAATATTACCAATATCTATACTATTATTTTTTGCCGTCAGTGAAATTGTTTTATAAACGGTTTCATAGCCAATAAAATTCACCTTCATGATATATTTGCCAAGAGGGATTTCCGGAAAATTGAAATCACCATTTGGCTTAGACAGCATACCCGTAGCGACGCTTGAATCTGCTGCACGGAGCAGGGCCACTGAAGCGTATTCAATAGGAGCATTGGTTGTTGCATCAACGAGTTTTCCGTATAGGGAGCCGTTTTCCCCTGATTTCTGCGCTGGTTCCTGCGCATGAACGGCGGTGAGGAATGAGACCAACATTCCCAAACATAAATAGACAATTTTCTGCATGATCCTTATATCTTTTCTTATAATAGCCTGTAACTGACATAAAAGTAGACCGATTTAAAAAAAGATTGTGCCCATAATGGATGAATGGCACGTTGGGTTATGTATCTTTACACCCGACAGTTACATTTTTCGAATCAATGCATTATGCCTGACGCTTACCAACCTGACTGGGACATATACACTTGCCATATAGAAGATAAACCGGCCATAATTGGGCTGGACCTTGGTTTACGCCGTTTTGCTCCGCTGAGCAAGAAGCCGTATTCGTTATTTATATCTGTCTATCTCAGAGAGCCCAGACCAGACGGATTCCCTAATGGAGAAGAGTTTTCCATGCTGGGTGTGATAGAAGACTGGCTTGTACAGGAAATGGAAATTTCCTTACAGGCACATTTTGTTGGCAGAACGATGTCGGATGGCGTGAGAGATTTTTATTTTTACACATCGGACATACAGGACTACGAACAGCACGTTACAAAGGCCATGTCACGCTTCCCGGATTACAGGTATGAGTGTGGGGTGAAGGAAGACAAGACCTGGGAGCTGTATTTTGACTATCTTTTTCCTGATACGCAGGAATTTCAACGTATTCAGAACCGCAAAGTGTTGCGCACGCTGAAACAACATGGGGATATTCCTGAGCGGGAACGCCTCATTGACCATAGGATTTATTTTTCTACTGAAGCTGAACGGGATGTTTTCGGACAGCAGGTACAATTATTGGGATTTACCATTGATGATCGTCCCGTGGAAGTGAATAGTCTGCAACCCTACGGGTTAAAACTATCCCGTATAGACCGCACTGACGATGAAAGTATTGATACAGCAGTAATGATGCTCTGGGAGCTCGCCCAGGAAATGAGCGCACGTTATGACGGCTGGGAAACCGTGATCGTGGCAGAATAATTAGTTATATTGTTACAACTGTTACATATTCTTTACGTAAGTAAAGATGGACCTTGTTTATTACTTCTGAGATCGAGTGAGAAAATCGATAAAAATATTACTATATTTTTTGATTTGCTATTGCCTGGCCTTCGAAATTTTAGAGGCACATGGTCATCCCATACGGACAAGAACGATCTACCATCCCGTTTTGCGTGATACCATTATACCGGTAAAGCCCGCCGACCCGGCTATTCCGGTCCCGGAGGATACACTTTTTCCCATCATCCCGATGATACCGTCGTTGCCTATTATGCCGACCGTGCCGGAGGATACCGCCGTTCCCGGAGATATCATCCTGAAAGGCGATACCATACCCGTTTCAAAAAGATATTCCAATTCCTGGTTCGGGAGAATGCGGGTTTACCGCGATTCATTGCGGAGCCGGTCCTACCGCGATTCTATGGTCAGAAAGGTCACCCGACAGAACGTGCCGGAGCCTGGCATGGACAGCAGCATTATCAAGAGTGAACAATACTTTAAGCCTTATAGCGGGAAGGTGATCAGGGATGTCTACTTCCGCCGTGTAAACGTATTCGGTCCCAGCAATATCAGGGATACCACCTTTTCTACTTCTATGAAGCTGGTACATCTGGCTAACCGGCTGCATTTCAATTCAGAGGAATGGGTGATCCGTCAGCTGCTGTTTTTCAGGCAGAACGATACCCTCGATCCCTATGAGATGTCGGACAATGAGCGTTATCTCCGTAGCCGTCCCTTCATTCAGGATGCCCGCTTGTATATTATTAATACAGGCGCCTCGCCGGACTCAATTGACTTACTGGTGGTTACCAAAGACGTATTTGAATACGGCTTCGACCTGTCCCGACTCAGTACGAGCGGTGTCAGGGCCAGCGTATCTAACGATAACCTGTTCGGAGCTGGTCAGGGTGTGAAAATAGGAGGCTCCTGGAGTGGAAATGATAATCCGCCCTTCGGATCACAGGCCAGGTACACCAAGAATAATATACTGGGAACGTTCATAGACTTCTCAGGCGGCTATACGACGCTCAATAATATTAATACACTGGATTCGGGGACATATGAGGGCACTTATTATCTGGCCTTCGACAGACCTTTATATAAAAGCGGCGCAAAATGGACAGGGGGTATTGGTTTCAGCACCAACTACTCTATTAATATGTTCAACAAATCAGATACCCTGTACCGGAATTACCGGTATAACATCCTGGATGTATGGGGTGGTTACAATATTCTGAAACAGGATAGCCGTAATCCGGACTCCCGTCGTCCCAATCTGGCCTTCCTCATTCGACACTTCAATCTCTTATTTACAAAGAAGCCCTGGCAGGAAGAGTATAAACTGGACCCCGTATATAATAATCACCGGTTCTATCTCGCACAGGCGGTGGTGTTCAGACAGGAGTTCTTCAAAACGAATCACTTCTTCGGATTTGGCAGAACGGAGGATATTCCGTTGGGCTACACCGCTTCAGCCACTGCCGGATGGGATACCTGGAAAGGGCGTACCCGCGGGTATGTGGGTGTGGAGGCGGAGAAATTCTGGGTCACACGGGGAAAAGGTATCGTATATGGGCAGGCCGGGTTGAGCACATTCTATCAGAACTTTCAATCTGAGGATGCTGTCATCCATGCCAGGATAGAATATTACAGCCGTGCCTTCCAGTTTGCCGGGGGGAAGCTGCGTCAGTTCCTGTACTTTGATTACCTGGGGAATCTGAATAATTACTTCTACCGCCCGTTGAACATCAACCGTGATCTGGGCGTATGGGGATATAAGGACGTTCCTTTAAGTGGTTACCAGCGTTTGAACATGCGGTCAGAGACGATCTATTATAGTCCGTTGAAAATGTTAGGGTTCAAGTTCAATTTCTTTACTTCTGTTCAGGCTTCCCAGCTGACTACCAAAAGCAATAATCTGCTCAAGAATCCTCTTTACACCGGACTGGGACTGGGCCTCAGGGTAAGGAACGAGAACCTGTCGCTGAATACCCTGAGGCTGGCTGCCAATTATTATCCTAATGCGCCTTACCCCATGAAGACTATTTTCTGGGAGGCTACCACCGTGGTAGACTTCCGCTTCAATGTATTCTCTCTGAGAGCGCCTGCTTTCTTACAGTTCAGATGATTTCCTGATCCTGATGACCACCAGTTTAGAAGTGGGGGTGTTACTTTTATCCGCTACACTATCCAATGGTACCAACGGATTGGTTTCCGGGAAATAGGTGGCTGTACACTTTTCCGGGATGCTGTATTCCACTACCAGGAACCGTTTTACGATCCTTTCCTGCCCACCCGACTGGTTGATCAGGTCAACTACGTCATTGGGTTTAAGTCCGGCTTCGCTGATATCTTTCGCATTCATTAATATCACCCGTCTTTCCTGGTAGATACCTCGGTAGCGGTCATCCAGGCCGTAGATGGTAGTGTTGAACTGATCATGGCTGCGGATGGTCATCATCATGTATTCGTCGGGGGCCAGTTTATGTTCAGTCACAGTGGCGACATTGAAATTCGCTTTGCCGGTATTGGTAAAGAAATTTCCGTCACGGGCACCATTGGGCAGATAAAATCCACCTGGGTGTCTCACCCGGTTATTATAGTTGGTAAAGCCTGGGATGACCTTCTCAATATCCTCACGGATGTAGTCGTAGTGCTGCATGTAATGCTGCCAGCCCACTTTTGATCTGCTCCCAAGAGTGGCCATGGCCATTTTACACACGATGGCCGGTTCACTTAGCAGGTGATCTGAGATAGGTTGCAGGTTACCTTTTGACATCTGGACAACACCCATAGAATTTTCGCAGGTAACGAACTGTCTTTCTCCCCGCTGAACATCTTTATCACTGCGTCCTAAGGTAGGAAGAATGAGGGCTTCCCGTCCATGTACCAGGTGACTGCGGTTCAGTTTTGTAGATACGTGTACGGTCAGCGCGCAGTTCCGTAAGGCCGTTGCCGTTACTTCAGTATCAGGAGTGGCCGACAGGAAATTGCCTCCCATAGCAATAAATACCGAGGCTTTTTTGTCACGCATGGCTGCAATAGCATGTACGACATCATAGCCATGTTTACGGGGAGGTTCAAATCCGTAGATATTGCGAATGGTATCAAGCAGTTTGACAGAAGGTCTTTCGAAGATACCCATGGTACGGTCGCCCTGGACATTGCTATGTCCCCGTACGGGGCAGGTGCCTGCGCCAGGCTTGCCCACGCTGCCTTTGAGCAGGAGCAGGTTTACTACCTCCCTGATCGTATCTACGGCATTCTTATGTTGCGTCAGCCCCATCGCCCAGCAGGCAACGATCTTCTTTTTATGCAGCAGCATATCAGCAGCTTCCCTGATCTGTTCCAGGGAAACGCCCGCCGCTGTGGAAAGCTGCTCCAGCTGCAGCTGACGGAGGTGCTGTATATAGGCTTCGTAGCCGCTGGTATTGTTACGAATGAATTGATTATCAAAGACTGCCCCGGGACGTTTCTCTTCTTCCTGTAACAGCAGGAGGGCAATGGCCTGTAGTAATGCCATATCTCCATTGATCTTCACCTGGAGGAAAAGATCTGTCAGATGAGTGGGGACATGGAGCATGCCGCCCACAGTCTGCGGATTCATGAAGTTCAGCAAACCTGTTTCAGGCAGTGGATTGACCGAGATGATCTTTACTCCATTCTTTTTCGCCTTCTGCAATGCAGAAAGCATCCGTGGATGGTTCGTGCCAGGGTTTTGTCCTAGTATGATAATGACCTCGGCTTCGTACAGGTCTTCCAGTGTGACTGATCCCTTGCCAATACCCAGGCTGTCGGACAAAGCCACACCACTGGATTCATGGCACATATTGGAACAATCGGGCAGATTGTTGGTGCCAAATTCACGTACGAAAAGCTGATAGAGGAAAGCTGCTTCATTACTGGTACGACCTGAAGTATAGAAGATCGCTTCGTCCGGAGAAGAAAGTGCGTTCAGGTGTGCGGCTATTTTGATGAAGGCATTTTCCCAGGAGATAGGCGTATAGTGTGTGGCGCCGGAAGCCAGATACATGGGTTGCGCTACACGGCCCTTCTTTCCGATCTCATAGTCTGTCAGCTGTCCCAGTGACGCAATACTGTTTTCAGCGAAAAACGCGGGTCCGAGCTTTTTGCTGGTCGCTTCTTCAGCCACCGCTTTGGCGCCATTTTCACAGTACTCTGCAATAGCAGAACGCTCATCATCCGGATCAGGCCATGCGCAGCCGGGGCAGTCGAAGCCATTTTTCTGATTGAGCTTCAGCAGGGCTTTCATGCCCCGAACGGCGTCCATCTCCCGGAGAATGTGCCTGGCACTGTAGATTACTGCCGGCAGTCCGGCGGCAGCAGTTTTGGGTTTACTAAGACGTACATGCCCGGTGAAATGTTCAGGATTCAGGGATGCGTCAGTATGTTCAGTACTCATGGAGCATTTTTTCAGTAATGTGGTATATATCGGTGCTATAACAGCCTCGGTAAGCTATCAGTGTGTACTGACAGTAGTGTTTGTTATCGCTATCCTTTTTTCGCCATTATAGATATTGAAACGTTGTTGTCTGAGAAATCCGATGAGGGTGATATCCCACTCGCGGGCCATCTTCACGGCCATGCCCGAAGGGGCACCCACAGCGGCGATCACTTTTATGCCCGCCATAGCAGCCTTCTGTATCAGTTCAAATCCTGCGCGGCCACTGAGCAATAACAGATAGTTGTCCATAGGGAACAATTGTTGTTGCAGGGCGGCCCCTATAAGCTTATCTACAGCGTTATGTCTGCCAATGTCTTCCCGCATCAGCAAAGGCGTTGCCGACGGGTCGAATAAGGCAGCTGCGTGTATACCACCCGTATCTTCAAACAATTGTTGCTGTTTTCTAAGTATATCAGGCAGCTGTGTGATCATGGAGGCTGGCCATTTCCATCCCGTCGTGGCAGCCGGGCTGGTTTTTGACACAGGAGTATATATGGCAGTGATGTCAGTTTTTCCACACATGCCGCAGCCGGCATTGGAGACGAAATTGCGCTGCGAGGAGGTAAGAGCAGGGCATACGTGTTCGTGCAGGCTTACCAGTATTGTATTTGTAATTTCACTCTCAGAACTGATGGCTTTGACATCTTTTTCAGAACGAATGATACCTTCTGTGAACAGAAAGCCTATCGCCAGTTCAGGATCCTGCCCGGGCGTACGCATCGTAACGGAGACGGACTGTTGTTGTCTGTTAGCAGCAGGGCCGTGAATGAGCTGTATTTCAAGCGGTTCTTCGGCGGCCAGTGCATCTTCTGTGGCAGTAACAATTGTATCTTGTACTCTTGTTATGCGTGTGTAGGAAATGGCAGGATTTGACATGGTGTAAAGTTACGGAATATAAGATAGGATGATTACTGTATAGGTCAGGGTTTATTTTGTCATTTTGTTAGTGAAGGTGAAAGCTGCGCCGGTTTGAAAGCTACAAATGATGTGTGTTAATCATTTGATTGTCAATTCAGTATTGAAGGCAATAAAGCCGGTTGTTTAATAACTGTTTTCATATCCGCGTGATCAATGCCGTAAGATGTTCTGTTGAATGTGAGGGCTGTCTTCTGGGATGACATGTTCCGATGATCGTCTTTTGCGGCTGCAAAAGTCAGGCCTTCGTGATCATGCAGGAGAGTGGAAGGTGAGGGGCTATTAAAAAGAAGACAGGCAGACCGTAAGGCCTGCCTGCATTGAATAAACTTTTGTCTGATATAAGTGACACCAGCTTCTGTATTAGTTGAAAGGTCTGCATTTATGAAGGCATCAGCATAGCACCTGTTTATTTCACTAAAGATCATTGGCGCTGAATGTGTCACCCTGTTTTACATCACCGGTTTCGAAGCCTTTCTTAAACCAGCGCATACGCTGTGCAGAAGTTCCGTGTGTGAATGCATCAGGAACGACATGTCCGGAGGCCGCCTTTTGCAGGGCATCGTCACCAACCGCACTGGCAGCATTCAGGGCTTCTTCAATGTCACCAGGTTCAAGGATATTCTGCATTTTCTGTGCATGATGTGCCCATACACCTGCAAAGAAGTCGGCCTGAAGTTCCAGTTTCACGGAGAGCTTGTTGTATTCTTTTTCACTGATCCGGGAACGCATCGCCTGTACTTTGCTGCTGGTCCCGAGGAGATTCTGGACATGATGACCGACTTCGTGTGCGATCACGTAAGCCATTGCGAAGTCGCCGGCCACTTTGAATCGCTGCTCCATTTCATTGAAGAAAGTAAGATCAAGGTAAACTTTTTCATCTGCGGGGCAATAGAATGGGCCCATGGCGGATTGCGCCGCACCACATCCGGACTGGTCGTAGTCTGTATATAATACCATGCCGGGATCCTTATATTTTTTGTTCATCTGTGCAAACAGCTGCTCCCATACATCTTCAGTATCGGCCAGCACAGTAGAGGCAAATCTTGAGATCTCGTCACTGCTGTCGGTAACAGTGCCGGCTTCCGTCTGCTGGGCGCCGCCGGAGTTTTGTTGAATGGATTGTAAAGCCTGTTGAGGGTCCTGATTGAATAGCAGGGCCAGGACAAGAATGATCACCCCACCAATACCTCCACCAATACCAATTGTCTTCATACCACCACCACCGCCACCACGGCGATCTTCTACGTTGTCGCTTAATCTTCTGTTTTGCCAGCGCATATTTTAATTGTTTATATGTCGAAAGTACAGAAATTTTAATACCCTTCCATCATAACAATTTCCCTGCCTGTTTCATCAATAGGTAAGGGTTGATTTTTTTTTAATCCCTGGTTTTTACATAAATTAGGTGACACTGGTACCCTCATTGTTACACCTCTACACTATTGGAGCTATGCAATTCACAGACTTCTGGATAGGGAAAATACAGGCGGATAATTTACCTGAGGCTATTGATGCTGCTGGACTGATCAAATACCTTTCTGTGTTTACGTCGGATGAGCAGTGCTTCCATATTATCTATCAATGGCATGAAACGACCCTCAAACGTACAGGCGATTGGTGGTTCCCCCGGCAGGAACTTTTTAAGCTGATACAATCTAAAGTGAATAAAAAGGGGCGGCTGACAGAGACGCTGATGCATTGTCTTGTTCTGCTGGATACGTCTGAGAAGAAGCGTGTTACGGTTGCGGAGGACCGGGTGAATATTCAGATTGATATAATGATGCACGGCGGACCGGAGCAGCTGGTCAGCAGGAGGGACGCCCTGGGGATTCTGGTGATAGAGTTTCTGTCTAATATTAAAAGTACACGCCAGCGGGACTACTGGTCTTCATTTATTGATCACTGTCTGACTGCAGGAGACGTGAATGCTCCGCACCGTAAATGGTGGAAAAGAGCTAAAGAGCTGGTAGACCGGATTGAACCTGAGCAGTTTATTGCGCGGCTGAGGGATTGGATATCTTTCTGTCAGGGCCAGTTGATGTCGATACATTCCGGGAGGAAGCAAAGTTTTACCGATTATGATATTGATTACCTCAGTGCGATCAACCATAACCTGTTAAAAGCGCTGATCTGGTGCAGTGCTATTCCTGATAACAAGACACTGCTTGATCTGTTGGATACCTATATTCCCTGGGCATATAAAAGGAAAGGATCGTCAGGACCATTATCAGTTAAGACGGGGACCGCCTGTATGTATGCTTATACCTTCCTGTCCTTCAGGGAAGCGCTCACGCGGATAGCCCGGTTCCGGGGATTAGTCAGACATAGCGCTACGCAGAAAAGTATTGACAAAATACTGCATGGACTGGCACAGCAACATGAGATTCCGCCACATCAGCTGGAGGAATATATTGTGCCTGACTTCGGATTGGATCAGCAGGGGATGTTAAGGGTATCAGTGGGAGAGATGACGGGCGTTTATTCCTTACAGGATTCCGGGAAGTTGGCCTTATACCTGGAAAAAGATGGTACACAGCTTCCTGCGGTGCTGCCCGCTACTAATCCCG
The DNA window shown above is from Chitinophaga agri and carries:
- a CDS encoding DUF695 domain-containing protein, which produces MPDAYQPDWDIYTCHIEDKPAIIGLDLGLRRFAPLSKKPYSLFISVYLREPRPDGFPNGEEFSMLGVIEDWLVQEMEISLQAHFVGRTMSDGVRDFYFYTSDIQDYEQHVTKAMSRFPDYRYECGVKEDKTWELYFDYLFPDTQEFQRIQNRKVLRTLKQHGDIPERERLIDHRIYFSTEAERDVFGQQVQLLGFTIDDRPVEVNSLQPYGLKLSRIDRTDDESIDTAVMMLWELAQEMSARYDGWETVIVAE
- a CDS encoding BamA/TamA family outer membrane protein, with product MICYCLAFEILEAHGHPIRTRTIYHPVLRDTIIPVKPADPAIPVPEDTLFPIIPMIPSLPIMPTVPEDTAVPGDIILKGDTIPVSKRYSNSWFGRMRVYRDSLRSRSYRDSMVRKVTRQNVPEPGMDSSIIKSEQYFKPYSGKVIRDVYFRRVNVFGPSNIRDTTFSTSMKLVHLANRLHFNSEEWVIRQLLFFRQNDTLDPYEMSDNERYLRSRPFIQDARLYIINTGASPDSIDLLVVTKDVFEYGFDLSRLSTSGVRASVSNDNLFGAGQGVKIGGSWSGNDNPPFGSQARYTKNNILGTFIDFSGGYTTLNNINTLDSGTYEGTYYLAFDRPLYKSGAKWTGGIGFSTNYSINMFNKSDTLYRNYRYNILDVWGGYNILKQDSRNPDSRRPNLAFLIRHFNLLFTKKPWQEEYKLDPVYNNHRFYLAQAVVFRQEFFKTNHFFGFGRTEDIPLGYTASATAGWDTWKGRTRGYVGVEAEKFWVTRGKGIVYGQAGLSTFYQNFQSEDAVIHARIEYYSRAFQFAGGKLRQFLYFDYLGNLNNYFYRPLNINRDLGVWGYKDVPLSGYQRLNMRSETIYYSPLKMLGFKFNFFTSVQASQLTTKSNNLLKNPLYTGLGLGLRVRNENLSLNTLRLAANYYPNAPYPMKTIFWEATTVVDFRFNVFSLRAPAFLQFR
- a CDS encoding FdhF/YdeP family oxidoreductase, with the translated sequence MSTEHTDASLNPEHFTGHVRLSKPKTAAAGLPAVIYSARHILREMDAVRGMKALLKLNQKNGFDCPGCAWPDPDDERSAIAEYCENGAKAVAEEATSKKLGPAFFAENSIASLGQLTDYEIGKKGRVAQPMYLASGATHYTPISWENAFIKIAAHLNALSSPDEAIFYTSGRTSNEAAFLYQLFVREFGTNNLPDCSNMCHESSGVALSDSLGIGKGSVTLEDLYEAEVIIILGQNPGTNHPRMLSALQKAKKNGVKIISVNPLPETGLLNFMNPQTVGGMLHVPTHLTDLFLQVKINGDMALLQAIALLLLQEEEKRPGAVFDNQFIRNNTSGYEAYIQHLRQLQLEQLSTAAGVSLEQIREAADMLLHKKKIVACWAMGLTQHKNAVDTIREVVNLLLLKGSVGKPGAGTCPVRGHSNVQGDRTMGIFERPSVKLLDTIRNIYGFEPPRKHGYDVVHAIAAMRDKKASVFIAMGGNFLSATPDTEVTATALRNCALTVHVSTKLNRSHLVHGREALILPTLGRSDKDVQRGERQFVTCENSMGVVQMSKGNLQPISDHLLSEPAIVCKMAMATLGSRSKVGWQHYMQHYDYIREDIEKVIPGFTNYNNRVRHPGGFYLPNGARDGNFFTNTGKANFNVATVTEHKLAPDEYMMMTIRSHDQFNTTIYGLDDRYRGIYQERRVILMNAKDISEAGLKPNDVVDLINQSGGQERIVKRFLVVEYSIPEKCTATYFPETNPLVPLDSVADKSNTPTSKLVVIRIRKSSEL
- the fdhD gene encoding formate dehydrogenase accessory sulfurtransferase FdhD, which gives rise to MSNPAISYTRITRVQDTIVTATEDALAAEEPLEIQLIHGPAANRQQQSVSVTMRTPGQDPELAIGFLFTEGIIRSEKDVKAISSESEITNTILVSLHEHVCPALTSSQRNFVSNAGCGMCGKTDITAIYTPVSKTSPAATTGWKWPASMITQLPDILRKQQQLFEDTGGIHAAALFDPSATPLLMREDIGRHNAVDKLIGAALQQQLFPMDNYLLLLSGRAGFELIQKAAMAGIKVIAAVGAPSGMAVKMAREWDITLIGFLRQQRFNIYNGEKRIAITNTTVSTH
- the ypfJ gene encoding KPN_02809 family neutral zinc metallopeptidase is translated as MRWQNRRLSDNVEDRRGGGGGGMKTIGIGGGIGGVIILVLALLFNQDPQQALQSIQQNSGGAQQTEAGTVTDSSDEISRFASTVLADTEDVWEQLFAQMNKKYKDPGMVLYTDYDQSGCGAAQSAMGPFYCPADEKVYLDLTFFNEMEQRFKVAGDFAMAYVIAHEVGHHVQNLLGTSSKVQAMRSRISEKEYNKLSVKLELQADFFAGVWAHHAQKMQNILEPGDIEEALNAASAVGDDALQKAASGHVVPDAFTHGTSAQRMRWFKKGFETGDVKQGDTFSANDL
- a CDS encoding DUF4132 domain-containing protein, producing the protein MQFTDFWIGKIQADNLPEAIDAAGLIKYLSVFTSDEQCFHIIYQWHETTLKRTGDWWFPRQELFKLIQSKVNKKGRLTETLMHCLVLLDTSEKKRVTVAEDRVNIQIDIMMHGGPEQLVSRRDALGILVIEFLSNIKSTRQRDYWSSFIDHCLTAGDVNAPHRKWWKRAKELVDRIEPEQFIARLRDWISFCQGQLMSIHSGRKQSFTDYDIDYLSAINHNLLKALIWCSAIPDNKTLLDLLDTYIPWAYKRKGSSGPLSVKTGTACMYAYTFLSFREALTRIARFRGLVRHSATQKSIDKILHGLAQQHEIPPHQLEEYIVPDFGLDQQGMLRVSVGEMTGVYSLQDSGKLALYLEKDGTQLPAVLPATNPALKDFKKLAREIDDTLSASCMRLERSFLRQHPWSYTHWKAFYLDHPLVRNLTTRLIWNFSTNGIQVAGYYYDGNIVDYKGKRLVVSEETQVSLWHPMNGSMKTVKAWRNFLSEHHVAQPFEQVNRVTYTPTPDELTDGYYSSRFACQVLNRDKFRHIISQRGWTLRQKAAHNWSYVPHMALMEWDIRVNFFADKKEEDTVVTDLLNFYREGVPLALCEVPPVVFSEMIRDVSLFVAIAGTTELHNR